Proteins from one Pontibacter korlensis genomic window:
- a CDS encoding BCCT family transporter, which yields MSIVRSDKKKSLGLEVNGPVFWTSIILLIISISLVLIFKESAEAFFADVQSAITSSMGWLFILSVNIFVAFCLYMAFGKFANIRLGGKEAKPEFTTSAWFAMLFSAGMGIGLLFWSIAEPINHFQTPPLGEPGTPAAARQAMNYTFLHWGLHAWAIYALVGLSLAYFTYSRKLPLTVRSVFYPFLGERIHGLIGDIIDILAVIATVFGLATSLGFGVKQVAAGLNHVFPTISSDVNTQIMLIAGITAVATISVVTGVDKGVRILSEWNIRIALVVLLAVLILGPTVFILGSYVQNTGSYIGNFMQLSFWNEAYSSRNWQGGWTVFYWAWWISWAPFVGIFIARVSKGRTIREFVLGVLIVPSLLSFLWMTAFGSTALREVLAGETAVAEAVATDMSTALFVFFEQLPFSTVLSIIGIILVTGFFITSSDSGSLVVDSLTSGGRADSPVAIRVFWAVAEGAVAAVLLVGGGLQALQTAVIITGLPFALILLSMCYSLYRGLSEELEEETKLGKAQQRKAYQQLVAEMLAKRAQRQDAKATAAINKDNPTPPNPNAL from the coding sequence ATGAGTATAGTAAGAAGTGATAAAAAGAAATCTCTTGGACTGGAGGTAAATGGCCCTGTATTCTGGACTTCGATCATCCTATTGATAATAAGTATATCCCTAGTACTTATTTTCAAGGAAAGCGCCGAGGCTTTTTTTGCAGATGTACAAAGTGCTATCACATCCAGTATGGGGTGGTTGTTTATATTAAGTGTAAACATCTTCGTGGCCTTTTGCCTGTACATGGCCTTTGGTAAGTTTGCTAACATCAGGTTAGGCGGCAAAGAAGCTAAGCCTGAGTTTACCACCTCGGCATGGTTTGCCATGCTGTTCAGCGCCGGTATGGGTATAGGCTTGTTGTTCTGGAGTATAGCCGAGCCTATTAACCACTTCCAGACACCACCGCTTGGTGAGCCGGGCACACCCGCTGCTGCAAGGCAAGCCATGAACTACACTTTTCTGCATTGGGGCCTCCATGCCTGGGCAATTTATGCTCTGGTAGGCTTATCGCTGGCGTACTTCACCTACAGCAGGAAGCTCCCATTAACAGTCCGTTCTGTGTTTTACCCATTCCTGGGAGAGCGTATCCATGGCCTGATTGGTGACATCATCGACATATTGGCAGTAATAGCGACAGTTTTTGGTTTGGCCACCTCACTTGGTTTTGGAGTGAAACAGGTAGCTGCCGGGCTAAACCATGTATTCCCCACCATATCCAGTGATGTGAATACACAGATCATGCTGATAGCAGGTATTACCGCTGTAGCTACTATCTCAGTTGTTACCGGAGTAGATAAAGGCGTTCGTATCCTGAGTGAGTGGAATATTCGCATTGCCCTTGTGGTATTGCTGGCTGTTTTGATACTTGGCCCTACCGTTTTCATACTTGGCTCCTATGTACAGAACACAGGCTCCTACATCGGCAACTTTATGCAACTGTCCTTCTGGAACGAAGCCTACTCCAGCAGAAACTGGCAGGGCGGTTGGACAGTTTTCTACTGGGCCTGGTGGATTTCCTGGGCACCGTTTGTAGGTATATTTATTGCGCGTGTCTCAAAAGGCCGCACTATCCGGGAGTTTGTACTCGGAGTGTTAATTGTTCCTTCATTACTGTCTTTCCTATGGATGACGGCATTCGGAAGCACGGCGCTGCGCGAGGTGTTGGCTGGTGAAACTGCGGTTGCCGAGGCCGTCGCAACAGACATGTCAACAGCCTTGTTTGTTTTCTTTGAGCAGCTTCCTTTCTCTACAGTTCTGTCCATCATAGGCATTATCCTGGTTACTGGCTTCTTTATCACCTCCTCCGACTCAGGGTCCTTGGTTGTGGATAGCTTAACATCTGGTGGTAGAGCAGATTCGCCGGTTGCTATCCGAGTGTTCTGGGCTGTGGCTGAAGGTGCCGTGGCAGCTGTACTCTTGGTTGGCGGGGGGCTGCAGGCCCTGCAAACAGCAGTAATCATTACAGGTCTACCTTTTGCACTTATTCTGCTGTCGATGTGCTACAGCTTGTACAGAGGTCTGTCTGAAGAGTTGGAGGAAGAGACAAAACTAGGCAAAGCGCAACAGCGTAAGGCTTACCAGCAATTAGTAGCCGAAATGTTGGCCAAACGCGCCCAAAGGCAAGATGCAAAAGCAACTGCAGCCATAAACAAAGATAATCCTACACCACCAAACCCTAACGCACTATGA